In Prescottella soli, a genomic segment contains:
- a CDS encoding TatD family hydrolase, giving the protein MSKDRPAPDLPEPLFPLVDAHTHLDACGATDAASVREIVDRAASVGVERVVTVADDLAAAQFAVDAANWDDRVFAAVAIHPTRANALDDPTKAEIERLAADPRVVAVGETGLDLYWPGKLDGCATPEEQEDGFRWHIDLAKRLGKPLMIHNREADNDLLRVLDSEGAPDTVIFHCFSSDATMARACVDAGYVLSFSGTVSFKNAKALREAALLVPADQLLVETDAPFLTPHPFRGAPNQSYCLPYTLRALAEVRGEDPAELAKASTATAERVYRLPSRD; this is encoded by the coding sequence GTGAGCAAAGATCGTCCCGCCCCGGACCTGCCCGAGCCGCTTTTTCCGCTCGTCGACGCCCACACCCACCTCGACGCGTGTGGTGCCACGGACGCTGCGAGCGTGCGGGAGATCGTCGATCGCGCGGCGTCGGTCGGCGTCGAGCGGGTCGTCACGGTGGCCGACGATCTGGCGGCCGCGCAGTTCGCGGTCGACGCCGCGAACTGGGACGACCGGGTCTTCGCGGCGGTCGCGATCCATCCCACGCGGGCGAATGCCCTCGACGACCCGACAAAGGCGGAGATCGAGCGGCTCGCGGCGGACCCTCGCGTCGTCGCGGTGGGCGAGACCGGCCTGGACCTGTACTGGCCGGGCAAGCTCGACGGCTGCGCCACGCCCGAGGAACAGGAGGACGGCTTCCGCTGGCACATCGACCTGGCGAAGCGTCTGGGCAAGCCGTTGATGATCCACAACCGCGAGGCCGACAACGACCTGCTGCGCGTCCTCGACTCCGAGGGCGCCCCCGACACGGTGATCTTTCACTGCTTCTCGTCCGACGCGACGATGGCGCGGGCCTGCGTCGACGCCGGCTACGTGCTGAGTTTCTCGGGCACCGTCAGCTTCAAGAACGCCAAGGCGCTGCGCGAGGCCGCGCTGCTGGTCCCGGCGGATCAGTTGCTCGTCGAGACCGATGCGCCGTTCCTGACTCCGCACCCGTTCCGGGGCGCGCCGAACCAGTCGTACTGCCTGCCGTACACGCTGCGGGCGCTCGCCGAGGTGCGCGGCGAGGACCCCGCCGAGCTGGCGAAGGCCTCGACCGCGACCGCCGAACGCGTCTACCGGCTGCCCAGCCGCGACTGA
- the metG gene encoding methionine--tRNA ligase: MTVPSSPAQPARPPFYLTTAIAYPNGVPHIGHAYEYISSDAIARFKRLDGFDVFFMTGTDEHGLKMQQTAAKEGIDVRDLAARNSDVFQAMDKVLGISYDRFIRTTDTDHLEASKAIWERMEAAGDIYLDTYSGWYSVRDEAFHAEEETTVLDDGTRIATETGTPVEWTEESNYTFRLSKYQDRLLAHYEENPDFIAPATRRNEILSFVKSGLKDLSISRTTFDWGVPVPGDPAHVMYVWVDALTNYLTGAGFPNTDSDEFERYWPANLHIIGKDITRFHTVYWPAFLMSAGVELPKRVFVHGFLFNKGEKMSKSVGNVVDPLAMVEQYGLDAVRFFLLREISYGQDGSYSHEAIVTRMNTDLANELGNLAQRSLSMVAKNCDAQVPTPGELTDDDRTLLAQADALLEKVRAEFDVQALHLALEAIWHVLGETNRYFSQQEPWVLRKTDPARMATVLYVTLEVVRIVGILVQPVMPGSAEKILDLLGQTPDARTFADLGNRILAGTPLPKPVGVFPRYVEESTDE, encoded by the coding sequence ATGACTGTGCCTTCCTCGCCCGCCCAGCCCGCCCGGCCGCCGTTCTATCTGACGACCGCGATCGCGTACCCCAACGGCGTCCCGCACATCGGGCACGCCTACGAGTACATCTCGTCGGACGCGATCGCACGCTTCAAGCGTCTCGACGGATTCGACGTGTTCTTCATGACCGGCACCGACGAGCACGGCCTGAAGATGCAGCAGACGGCAGCCAAGGAAGGCATCGACGTCCGCGACCTCGCGGCGCGCAACTCGGACGTGTTCCAGGCCATGGACAAGGTCCTGGGCATCTCCTACGACCGGTTCATCCGCACGACGGACACCGATCACCTCGAGGCCAGCAAGGCGATCTGGGAACGGATGGAGGCGGCCGGCGACATCTACCTCGACACCTACTCGGGGTGGTACTCGGTCCGCGACGAGGCCTTCCACGCCGAGGAGGAGACGACCGTCCTCGACGACGGCACCCGCATCGCCACCGAGACCGGCACGCCGGTCGAGTGGACCGAGGAGTCGAACTACACGTTCCGGCTGTCGAAGTACCAGGACCGCCTGCTCGCGCACTACGAGGAGAACCCGGACTTCATCGCGCCGGCCACCCGCCGCAACGAGATCCTGAGCTTCGTCAAGAGCGGACTCAAGGACCTGTCGATCTCGCGCACCACCTTCGACTGGGGCGTTCCGGTGCCCGGCGACCCCGCACACGTCATGTACGTGTGGGTGGACGCGCTCACCAACTACCTCACCGGCGCGGGCTTCCCGAACACCGATTCGGACGAGTTCGAGCGGTACTGGCCCGCGAACCTGCACATCATCGGCAAGGACATCACGCGGTTCCACACCGTGTACTGGCCGGCGTTCCTGATGTCGGCCGGTGTCGAACTGCCGAAGCGCGTCTTCGTGCACGGATTCCTGTTCAACAAGGGCGAGAAGATGTCGAAGTCGGTCGGCAACGTCGTCGACCCGCTCGCGATGGTGGAGCAGTACGGCCTCGACGCCGTCCGCTTCTTCCTGCTGCGCGAGATCTCGTACGGCCAGGACGGCAGCTACAGCCACGAGGCCATCGTCACCCGCATGAACACGGACCTGGCGAACGAGCTGGGCAACCTGGCGCAGCGGTCGCTGTCGATGGTCGCGAAGAACTGCGACGCGCAGGTCCCGACGCCGGGTGAGCTCACCGACGACGACCGCACGCTGCTCGCGCAGGCCGACGCCCTGCTCGAGAAGGTTCGCGCCGAGTTCGACGTGCAGGCGCTGCACCTCGCGCTCGAGGCGATCTGGCACGTGCTGGGCGAGACCAATCGGTACTTCTCGCAGCAGGAGCCGTGGGTGCTGCGCAAGACCGATCCGGCCCGCATGGCCACGGTCCTGTACGTGACCCTCGAGGTGGTCCGCATCGTCGGCATCCTCGTCCAGCCGGTGATGCCGGGTTCGGCCGAGAAGATCCTCGACCTGCTGGGCCAGACCCCCGACGCTCGCACCTTCGCGGACCTCGGGAACCGCATCCTCGCCGGTACGCCGCTGCCCAAGCCGGTCGGTGTGTTCCCGCGGTACGTCGAGGAATCGACCGACGAGTAG
- a CDS encoding DUF2786 domain-containing protein — MGSNRTYFRTRERLAGDCVPPRQRSAAGLMAALADAYERGWQPADVMHVTRRALGAAAAPTAAAAVLFQARTSGTAGRAPREWRAQLTRIADGEPDAARFADELPPRCDPDDFAAALDAVGWQIGVRDWIDLTVLWLEFPRLNQLCEPPSAWPHARAQHDGPGTEVPEAVDPKLLGRIRGLLAKAEATEFVEEAETFTAKAQDLMTRYAINTALLSGSGPASSAVHSRRLHLDNPYVREKVHLLTAIGEANRVRTVWFDRFAIATVVGSPLDLEQVDLLFTSLLVQATRAMQAAGNRDASTSRKASFRKAFLFGFAVRIGQRLKETDSRATAEAAVDADVRIDDLLPVLAARSAAVDAEFERLFPTTRASRSRTVDADGWHAGQSAADDASLSPAAQAIPR; from the coding sequence ATGGGGAGCAATAGAACATACTTTCGAACACGGGAACGCCTCGCCGGTGACTGCGTGCCGCCGCGGCAGCGGTCGGCGGCCGGCCTCATGGCCGCCCTCGCCGACGCCTACGAGCGCGGCTGGCAGCCGGCCGACGTGATGCACGTGACCCGGCGCGCCCTCGGCGCCGCTGCGGCACCGACCGCCGCCGCAGCGGTGCTCTTCCAGGCCCGCACCTCCGGCACCGCGGGCCGGGCGCCGCGCGAGTGGCGGGCGCAGCTCACCCGGATCGCGGACGGCGAACCCGACGCGGCCCGGTTCGCCGACGAGCTGCCGCCCCGCTGCGACCCCGACGACTTCGCCGCGGCCCTCGACGCCGTCGGCTGGCAGATCGGGGTGCGCGACTGGATCGACCTGACGGTGCTGTGGCTCGAGTTCCCGCGGCTCAACCAGCTGTGCGAGCCGCCGTCCGCGTGGCCGCACGCGCGCGCGCAGCACGACGGTCCCGGCACCGAGGTCCCCGAAGCCGTCGATCCCAAACTGCTCGGCAGGATTCGCGGGCTGCTCGCCAAAGCCGAGGCAACCGAGTTCGTCGAGGAGGCCGAGACCTTCACCGCGAAGGCGCAGGACCTCATGACGCGGTACGCGATCAACACCGCCCTGCTGAGCGGCAGCGGTCCGGCGTCCAGCGCGGTCCACAGTCGCCGCCTCCACCTCGACAACCCGTACGTGCGGGAGAAGGTCCATCTCCTCACCGCGATCGGCGAGGCCAATCGCGTTCGGACGGTGTGGTTCGACCGGTTCGCGATCGCGACGGTCGTGGGCAGCCCGCTCGACCTCGAACAGGTCGACCTGCTGTTCACGTCGCTGCTGGTCCAGGCCACCCGCGCGATGCAGGCGGCCGGAAACCGCGACGCGAGCACCTCCCGAAAGGCGTCGTTCCGCAAGGCATTCCTGTTCGGATTCGCGGTGCGCATCGGGCAGCGCCTCAAGGAGACCGACAGCCGCGCCACCGCCGAGGCCGCGGTGGACGCCGACGTCCGGATCGACGACCTGCTGCCAGTGCTGGCCGCGCGATCCGCGGCGGTGGACGCCGAGTTCGAGCGACTGTTCCCGACCACCAGGGCGTCCCGGAGCCGCACCGTCGACGCCGACGGCTGGCACGCCGGGCAATCCGCGGCCGACGACGCCTCGCTGTCACCGGCCGCACAGGCGATCCCACGATGA
- a CDS encoding aminodeoxychorismate synthase component I, whose protein sequence is MRIERLGDGGTAADVFRALARRARARQLPPPAGLTGSWFGTAAVIAPSLQAAPCDPAAAFTLLGPPESVSRETPVPDGLMVGGGWIGYRAYPDRTGALPAAAGGWTDHVLRLDSSGCWWFESLRGEPCPDDVADAVLHPDPRSEPWHIDWTEPDRHAHRRGVEDCLDAIARGDVYQACVCARFHGTSSGLPGDFFADAVERTRPSRAAFVQGSWGAVASLSPEVFLSRRGGTVTSSPIKGTLPLGENPELLRGSVKDVAENVMIVDLVRNDLGQVAEPGSVRVTDLLRVKPAPGVWHLVSTVEATVPDTVDAAELIDATFPPASVTGCPKHSARQLLAQWEPEPRGVYCGTVGMHSPVAGLELNVAIRTVEFDPTGRVELGVGGGITIDSDPAAEWQECLDKARSIVTLTASRTHPAPTPASRSAPAGPASVPR, encoded by the coding sequence ATGCGGATCGAGCGGCTCGGAGACGGTGGCACCGCCGCCGACGTGTTCCGCGCACTGGCTCGGCGGGCTCGGGCGCGGCAGCTTCCCCCGCCGGCCGGCCTGACCGGAAGCTGGTTCGGAACCGCCGCGGTGATCGCACCCAGCCTGCAGGCGGCGCCGTGCGATCCAGCAGCGGCATTCACACTGCTCGGGCCTCCGGAATCCGTCTCACGTGAAACACCGGTACCGGACGGGCTGATGGTCGGCGGCGGATGGATCGGGTACCGCGCCTACCCCGACCGGACCGGGGCGCTGCCCGCGGCGGCCGGCGGCTGGACCGATCACGTCCTTCGACTCGACTCGTCGGGCTGCTGGTGGTTCGAGAGCCTGCGGGGCGAGCCGTGCCCCGACGACGTCGCAGACGCGGTGCTCCACCCGGACCCGCGGTCCGAGCCGTGGCACATCGACTGGACCGAACCGGACCGGCACGCGCATCGCCGCGGCGTCGAGGACTGCCTGGACGCCATCGCCCGCGGCGACGTCTACCAGGCGTGTGTGTGCGCGCGGTTCCACGGCACCAGCTCGGGACTGCCCGGCGACTTCTTCGCCGACGCCGTCGAGAGGACCCGCCCCAGCCGGGCCGCCTTCGTGCAGGGTTCGTGGGGCGCCGTGGCGTCGCTCTCCCCCGAGGTGTTCCTGTCGCGCCGCGGCGGCACCGTCACGTCGAGCCCCATCAAGGGCACGCTGCCGCTCGGCGAGAATCCCGAACTGCTCCGCGGCTCGGTCAAGGACGTCGCCGAGAACGTGATGATCGTCGACCTCGTCCGCAACGATCTCGGCCAGGTCGCCGAGCCGGGGTCCGTGCGGGTCACCGATCTACTGCGGGTCAAACCGGCACCCGGCGTCTGGCACCTGGTCTCCACGGTCGAAGCGACGGTCCCCGACACCGTCGACGCCGCCGAACTGATCGACGCCACCTTCCCGCCCGCGTCGGTCACCGGATGCCCCAAACACTCGGCCCGACAACTGCTCGCGCAGTGGGAGCCGGAGCCGCGGGGCGTCTACTGCGGCACCGTCGGGATGCACAGCCCGGTCGCCGGGCTCGAGCTCAACGTCGCGATCCGCACCGTCGAGTTCGACCCGACCGGCCGCGTCGAACTCGGCGTCGGCGGCGGCATCACGATCGACTCCGATCCCGCCGCCGAATGGCAGGAATGCCTCGACAAGGCCCGCAGCATCGTGACGCTCACCGCGTCCCGCACGCATCCTGCCCCGACTCCGGCATCTCGAAGTGCGCCGGCCGGTCCTGCGTCAGTTCCGAGGTAG